The Heterodontus francisci isolate sHetFra1 chromosome 31, sHetFra1.hap1, whole genome shotgun sequence genome segment atgtggagaaactgggattgttctccttggagcagagaaggttcagattaaatttgatagaggtgttcaaaattataaaagattttgatacagtaaataaggagaaactgtttccactggcagccaGAGAACacggatttaaaataattggcaaaagaaccagaggtacaTGAGGAAACCTTTTTATTTACACAGCATGTTAttatcatctggaatgcactgcctcaaaggatggtgggagcagattcaataatgACTTTCAAAACAGGATTTGGattaatacttgaaggggaaaagattacagtcttggggggaaagagcagggaagtgggaataattggataattCTACCAAAGAGCTTGCACAGACGTCATGGGCCGAAAGGCCGCCTCCTGtgttgtgctgtattattctattaaAGTACCTATCCTATCATAACCTTTAAGACCTCTATGCGGTGTCCCCTCAGCATTCTCTTTCCTAGAAAAAGAGTCCCAACCTATTCATTCTTCCATTTCATAGTTAactgttctggtatcatccttgtaaatattttttgcctctatatcctttttatagaaGTGTATCTGTTGCCTGAATGGGTGTGTGTGTTTCTGGACAAAAGAGTATTTCTAAGTTTTTCTGTAGTGTTGCGCAAGTGTGTCATCAGGTGAAGCCAGTTTAGAAGGTTGGGGGATAATTGAGTGAAGCTGCGAAGGTGTAACAATTTTAATAATTATCAATGTTAATGTCTTTGAACTGTTCAGAAATCTTTTTCCTTTCACTAACCAGTCATCATTCCACAGCTTCACTCCATCTGGATAGGAGTGACCTCTTCCAGTTGCTCCTCTTCGTCTCCCCCTCTAAAACATGCACTTCTTCCTCCTTCTCCGACACTGGATTGTTCctcagtctcactccctctctctgccagcaGTGACTGCTCTTCCAATCATTACACTGCTCTCCTCCCATATGTTTCCTTCCCTGCCTTTAAAAGTGGACTGTACTTGTGCAGTGGAGTTCTACATTTTATACACCATCTGCCTGACCAGGTATGTGTTAAAGCTACCAAGGCAATATTTGAAGATAAGCAGGGGAATTTTCGCCGATGTCCTGGGCCAACATCAACCAGTCAATTAACATTGCCAGAAGCAGTTTAACCAGTCATTAATTTCATTTGCTGGTTTGTGATATTGCTGGGTACAAAGTGGTTGCCGTATTAACCATGGGCTGCACTTCTTTTATAAAAAATAAATCATtagatgtgaagcactttgggacttttgGGAAGATGTGATTGGATATTACATAAATCTAAGTTTTCTCATTGCATTGATCACTAATCTCACTGTGCACAAAACAGCAGTTACAGTTGCCCACATAGCATGGCGACCGTTTGGGTTAATACCTTTGTAGATATTCGATATAAACTCATTAACATTGTCATTTCACACCTAGGTTACTCTAACAATGACTAGCCAAAAATGACTAAATAGACTGAGGAGCCCTCATAAAAATAGTCACATAGAATGGttaaaacacagaaggaggccatttgccctgtCGTGCTCATGcctgctttctgcaagagcaactgatCTAGTTCCACTACCCCACCCTTTCccgatagccctgcaaattttttctcttcagataaatatccaaatctcttttgaaagcaacgattgaatctgcctccaccaaactctcaggcagtgcattccatatccgaaccacttgctgcgttaaaatattttttcctcgttgttgttgtttcttttgccaattatctttaaatcagtgtcctctggttcgctacctttctgccaatggggacAGTTGctacctatctactctgtccagacccatcatgattttgaacacctctatcaaagctcctcataatcttttctctaaggagaacagccccagcatctccaatctatccatgtaaccgaagttcctcatccctgaaaccatttttgtaaatcttttctgcaccctctgtaatgcctacacttccttccgaaagtgtgatgctctgaattgtacacaatactccaattgaggcctcataagtgttttataaaagttcttcataacttgcttgcttttgtactctatgcccctatttataaagtccaggatcccatatgccttattaaatgttttctcaacctgtcctgccaccttcaataatttgtgcacatataccctcaagtccctctgctcctgcatctctTTGAATTATGTCCTTTAGTTTATActccttctcctcattcttcctaccaaaatgaatcacttcacacttctctgcattaaatttcatctgccacatgcacacccatttcaccaatctgtctatgtcctcttgaagtctatcactatcctccttccagttcacaatatttccaagttttgtgtcattcacagactttgaaattgtgccctgaacagccaaacctaggtcattaatatagatcaagaaaaacagttgtCCTAACACCAACACCTGGGGAAACCCACcaaataccttcctccagtctgaaaaacaaccattcaccactactgtgtttcctgtcactcagccaactttctgtccatgctgccactgtcccttctattacatgggctctaactttgcctgttatgtggcactttatcaaatgccttttggaagtccctgtacagcacatcaactgcattaccctcatcaaccccctctgttacttcatcaaagaactcaatcaagttagttaaacaagatttgccCTTTACAAATTGGTGCTGGCTTTCCTGAATCAATCtacatttatccaagtgactgttaattttgtcctgaaatatcatttctaaaagctttcccaccactgacatcaAACtggctgacctgtagttgctgggtttatccttacaccttttttttaaacaaggatgtgacatttgcaattctccatttcTCTAGCACCATCTCCGTATCTATCTGAGGATTGGAAAatcatggtcagtgcctctgcaatttccacccttactatcCTCAGTATCctagatgcatctgatccagtgcTGGTGACTTAACAGCTTTAATTACAGCCAGTCTAatagttcctctttatcaattttcagcCCACTCAGTGTCTCAATTACTTTTTCTTTCACTGTGCatttggcaacatcttcttccttggtaaagacagatgcaacatattcatttagtacctcaaccatgccctctgtctccatgcgtaaattccctttttggacccttttgggccccactcctccttttaacacccttttaatatttatatacctatagaaaacttttggattcccttttatgttagctgccgggCTTTTCTCATTCACTTTCTTTGCTTTTCTTATAgtttttttcacttcctctctgaactttctacattcagcctggttctcaattacattattcacctgacatctgtcatgtaGACCCTTTTTTCTGCGTCATCTTACcctctatttcttttgtcatccagggagttcttgCTTAGTTTTTCCTAGCTTTCCCCCTTGTGGGGATGTACCTTGACTCTACTTGAACTATCTGCTCTTTAACAACAGCccattgtttagttacagttttacctgccaatctttgattccaatttacctgggctggaccccattgaagttggccctccccccattaattatttttattctggtttgctccttgcccttttccatagataacctaaatcttatgatactatgatcactgtccactaaacattccctttctgacacttgatccacttgacccacctaattcctcagaaccagatccagcaatgcctccttcctcgttggactggaaacctaCTGaaatagaaaattctcctgaacacacttcagagacACTGCCCATTCTCTGccatttacactattactatcccagtctatattacaaTAATTAAAGTTCCTCACTATAACTACActtgcacctgtctgtaatttccttgcaaatttgttcctctatgcaGGGAGTTTTATGCTGTCCCCGGGTTTGGAGTAGGGGAGAGCATACAattataatcaggtgggatggtgatgggggtccccatcaccttcctgcctccacccaaattaagtctggggcaggtaggcctgtgaatggccttcccatccactgccaattgaggctcttaagtgggaaattaacgcccaattaagggcctcatcccacccctGCTGGAATTGGCCTAGCGGTGGGTGGGCCTGTCACCGCACGGGGAGCACACCAAACAaatgggttgcttgctggctccgggaTGGTTGGAGGGGTTCCCTCGTTACGATGGACCCAGCAACTGCGAGCCACCCCTCGCCCTTGCTGCCGAGCCCCCTACACCCACTACCCCGCAACCccaccccatgaaacccctcctgttgtgacttacctgtggcctggttccagggcctcggctgaatgctccaccagcagcagccaccacctctgccatggtgctgctcaattaaagaactgccagcctctgattggccgcacCTCTCAGCGGGCGGGACTTCCTTCGCCGGCGTCCTTGATCCCAGGTAAAGCCTGCCGCTGACCTCTTAAGTGCCTAATTGTcacttgatttggcgggccttccccagaggaattGATGTGGGGCTCTCATCAACACTTTTGCCAATggtcgagacccccatcgccaAGACAAAATCCTAGCCTATGTCTTTCTCACTAGTTGGTGgcttatagaatacacccagtagtgtaatggtacctctactgtttcttagcttgaaccaaatagattctgtccttatcCCCTCTGGGCGTTCTCTTTCTCCAGCTCTGTAATAttcttcttaatcaatactgctacctcctttctttcctgaacccctagtatccaggaatatttagtacccagtcctgccctttcttgagccaggtctctgttatcacttCAACAACATATTTCCACGTGGctctctgtgcctgcagctcaccaaccttaccaCACTGCACTTTCACATTCATGTTAGTGAActcaatttagaccttattacatgccctctcattctgaccccacctaataccttgctATTTCCTACTATAGTGCtacctgtctctcccaattctttttgcaccttgtttttcctctctaatattacgtcttggtttccacacccctgccaagttagtttaaaccctcctcaatagcactagcaaatcaccccacaagAACATTTGTCctcgctctgttcaggtgtaacctgtctggcctgtacaggtctcatctccgCCAGAACCGGTAcccatgtcccaggaatctaaagccctccctcctgcaccatctctccagctaggcattcatctgctctatccttttaTTTCTCACTTATACTCACTAACGCATGGTACtctgagtaatccagagattactaccttttgaagtcctgcttcctagtttctttcccagctccctaaaatctgcctgcaggaccttatcgctctttctacctatgtcgttggtaccgatatggaccatgactgctggctggtcaccctccccactcagaatGCTcctcagccgctcagtgacatccttgaccctggcatcagggaggcatcaTACCATGCTGTAAtcatgtctgcagctgcagaaacacctgtctgatcccctatcactattgttttcccaatcttcctcctgaatACCAACTGGATACTGAAGTGCACTCAGGGgcctcctgcacaacctgcctggttTTCCTTGACTATCtggcgatcacccattccctcttggCCTGCATGCTTTTAAACTGTGGGATGACCATATCTtttaacgtgctatccacatagctgtCAGCTTGCGGAGGCACTGCACTGACACcagcaggtggacataaaaaaattCCATGGCATTAATTGGGATTGTTCTTTCAGATGTCCAGATCAACATTTCTCCCATAACCAagcttaaaaaaaaattatctggccgTTACTGTGGGATCTTCTTGTGCACTGATAGTCTGCTGCACTTTCCTACATTACGACGGTGACTCACTTTTCCAAAAAGGTGCTTTATTGGAAGTGCTttgtgaggtcgtgaaaggtgctatataaatgcacattgtttctGTTGGCTTATTTCCCTGTGTTTTGCTAGTGTGCCTCTTGCTTGGAGACcatccctccctgatgcattgtgtGTATTGGCTGCCTTTAAGCCAAGCCAGCCGACCCTCTGTCAGATCAGTCCTGGCAGAGCCGGTGCAGTGGATCTGTCAGCACTGAGACACAAAATAGCTTTAAGGATTGAGTCTAGAGACTTTGAACTGATGCACGGCATGCTTTGATTTATTTTTCAGGAGGACGCATGGAGCTGAGAGGAAAATTTGGTGAAGCATTCCAGTTAAAAGTAGAGTGCCTTAATAAATGCACTCTGAAAGCTTTTGATCCTGCCTCTTGCTGTTTTCCTCAATAAAGGAATCATTGAGGAGTCTGCATTCTTAAACCCACCTAAACAGAATAAATATAAGGCTTCAGGTGACCTGATTTCGGCGGCTTGGATATGAGAGATTTGGTCTAAATGCAGCTGCTGGGTTCAGCTTTAGGCTTGCCTAATCGTCCCAAACTGCAGGTGAAGTGAGGAGAATGAAGCCAGTCACTCCAGTCAGTTCCCCGTCACCCCTCAGGCTATTGAACAAAGGCCCAGAGTATCTGCGCAGGCAAATGGAAAGTGACAATAGGGGTCGGGCACTGAGCGCTGTCGAGAGGCTTGAAGCAGACAAGCCCAAGTACGTTAAAAGCCAGAAAGCAATGAACGCCAAGCAAGAGCCTATTGTCGGGCCTTGCATGATGCCGCCACTTTCCACTCAGAACTGGGTCGGGCCAGGCCAGGCCACAGATCCAGTTCGGTGCCAAGACTTTGATGCCAGAAAAGAGAATGCCAATTTGGAACAGCTTAACAACGTCAGGAACGTCTTGCTGGACAAGCCATCCCATGATACAGTTGTCACTAGGAGGACCATCTCCAAGAGAGTCATGAGGCCTGACTCCTTAATCATTTACCGGCAGAAACGTGACTGGAAGACGGGGAGCAATGAGAACTCCAGGGGCTACAACTTCATCCGACGCCTGTTTCAGGGGTCCATGAGGGACAAGCAAGTGACCTCCCTTGAGTTGCCAAAGATCATCTTGAAGGAGGATAGTAGGGCTTTCTCTGAAGGTAGCTCCCCACTGTCGCACATGTGTCGTCTCAATGACAGCGAAGCAATAAAGGCTGAGAATCATTGTGTCAATCTATTCACCCACAAAGAAACAGCAGGCTCCGTTTCTCCAAACCATCATGTTCCCAGAACTCAAAACCTGCCAAGCAATCCCACAGAAGTTAATGGCCAAGCAGCTTTGATAAGCAGGACTTTGCAATGCTCAAACTCGGACCTTCTCCTGTGTAACTCAGTAGCCTTGTCGGAGAAAGAAAGATTTTTTAATTACTGCGGGCTTGACTTGGACGTGGCAGAGCATCTCGGGCTAGCAAACTTCTCTCCTGCTGCCTCAGATTCTACCTCTCCCAGAATTCAGAATGTCAGCATGACTGAGAGTGAAGGCAGTGAATTCTCTCATGGGAGCAGAGATGGTGAAGGCCTTTATGAAGAAGAAATTCATGAGCAGGTCTCTTTGGGGATATCTGTCATTGAACGGAACGCACGGGTCATCAAGTGGTTGTACGGTTGCAAAAAGGCCAAAGAAGGACCGAGGGAGTCAACAGTGTAGAGGGGAAAGGTGACCTTTTGAACATTACCCCACATGCAAAGAGGATATTGTCCCTGAAGTACATTCTTTCTCATTAGTAACGTGGAGAATTGGAACCGATTCCGTCTTCAGTTCAATCATATGGCACATATTTAAAAAGTTTTATTTTCTTAAATTAACTCCTGAAACTGATCAGCTTTGGTCTGAAAGTTTTAGTTGAAATAATTAAAGGAACCAGGGATGCTGAGTGCAAGCTTTATTGCACTATCAGCCCTGAAAGGATGGGGGCATGTGGGCTTTACTTTGGTGGAGTTTTGTACTGACTGAGGTCGGGGACGTTGGTGCTGGGGCGTAGACCGCTTTCACACACCCATGTCAACAGCAAAGATGCCCAGGTCCAGTACAGCATGGGCTAGAAAGAAGGACTTTCATCTATTAATcatgggatgtcccaaagtgctttacagccaatgaagtacttttgaagtgtagttagtcactgttgtaatgtgggaaatgtgacaaccaatttgcacacagcaagctcccacgcacatcaatgtgataatgaccactttTTGTTTTAATGatagagggataaatgttggtcaggcacTGGGGGGAaatctgctcttcaaaatagtgccatgggatcttttatgttcacctggagGGCAGATGGGGCTCTGGTTTAATGTATCATCCAACAAATTACACTtgtaatagtgcagcactccctcagtactacactaggagtgtcagccttgattttacgctcaagtcgctggagtgggacttaaacccacatctTTTTGACTTTTGAGGTAAGGGTGCTACTCAATCAGCCACAGCAATCACCCAGTTTAAAGTGCAATTTAGAGGCAAAATAAAGCTTCCTCTACAATTTCCCCGACAACATGTCTCCGATGCACCCTCACAACAACATCCTTTACCGTAACAACGTGACAATTCTTTAGCTCTCCGAGTGAGATTGCCAAATTAGGGGCAGTTCCGTGCCCGTTAAACACTGGATTGTGACGACCCAAACTGGTCTCTTGTTGGTCAAGTAGGTAGAGGTGTCATTTATCTCTTGGGATGGACTTGAACCCCGGCCCCAGAACCATTGCGCGACTTTAAGAAAAACCCCAGTGTTTGCACCAACGCTTTTTTATATATTATAGAAAACATGCAGCAAAAGTTAAAAGTGAAGAGATGATCCTGGAGCAGAAGCAAGATGACCATCCCAAACACAGCCCTATTGGTTGCATTAAACATATTCCATTTCTCAATGGAACCCAAATTAAAGGGTAGTTTTTTTTTCTGAAGGAGTTTGAAgctttttcttttgaaagttaaatTTTATTAAggaaaataaaaaaaatgaaataagTATTCAATTTCAATCAATttcttgtatttaaaaaaaaagttctctaGTTTGTTCTGTTTCTGATACAGCGACTGGGCCAAATTGACTTGTTGGTTTGTCCCATGAAAGAA includes the following:
- the fam110d gene encoding protein FAM110C; protein product: MKPVTPVSSPSPLRLLNKGPEYLRRQMESDNRGRALSAVERLEADKPKYVKSQKAMNAKQEPIVGPCMMPPLSTQNWVGPGQATDPVRCQDFDARKENANLEQLNNVRNVLLDKPSHDTVVTRRTISKRVMRPDSLIIYRQKRDWKTGSNENSRGYNFIRRLFQGSMRDKQVTSLELPKIILKEDSRAFSEGSSPLSHMCRLNDSEAIKAENHCVNLFTHKETAGSVSPNHHVPRTQNLPSNPTEVNGQAALISRTLQCSNSDLLLCNSVALSEKERFFNYCGLDLDVAEHLGLANFSPAASDSTSPRIQNVSMTESEGSEFSHGSRDGEGLYEEEIHEQVSLGISVIERNARVIKWLYGCKKAKEGPRESTV